The Polyodon spathula isolate WHYD16114869_AA chromosome 37, ASM1765450v1, whole genome shotgun sequence genome includes the window GGTTAATCAGGAAATGTAATCTTACTTTATGATTTTTaccttgttttgattttttttttccctcaaacaGCTCATTCTGTGTTTTGTCCCTTTTTCACGCAAACCCTTCAGACTGAACGTGGCATTTGAAAGAGATGCTCGGATTGGGAAATGCAATCACTAATATCTCCTCACCCCCACTTACCCTCTTGTGCATGGAGCGCAATGTAAATACACTCGATATAATGCTGTATTTATACCACTGTGGTGCTCTGGTCTCTAGTCCTTCTCATTCCCTCCACCTCCCCCCCCTCCATTTGTAATGCCCCCCTTCCTTCCCTTCTCCTGCCCCAGATGTACCCTGAGCTGCAGATCACCAGCGCGGTGGAATCCTCCCAGCCCGTCACCATCAGCAACTGGTGCAAGAAGGGCTGGGGCCCCTGCAAGAGCCACCAGTTCATCGTCCTGCCCTACCGCTGCCTGGGTGAGTGCGGTCACTCCTGCCCCTCTGCCCCTTCACCCCGTAATGTTAACAGTAATGGTAGCGAGACCTCGCCCCACAGATCTCGCCCGCGGTGCGCTTCTCCTTGTTCTGCTGTGTGTACGTCTCCAGTGTTGCTGGCCCTTAGCAAAGTTTAGCACAGTAAAAGCCTTGCAAAGCTTAATAAAGTACAGCGAAGGCAacgtgcaaaaataccatgggaaACTTTCACAAGGGTAAACGGCTGTCGATTCGTAcatttttaacatgtcttttcaCTCTGTCTCGCAGTGGGAGAGTTTGTGAGCGAGGCTCTGCTGGTTCCTGATCGGTGTCGTTTTCTGCACCAGGAGAAGATGGACTCCTGTGAGAGTTACATCCACTGGCACAACATCGCTAAAGAGGTCACTGCAGCGCTCTACCAACCAGCTCTGAGTAGCTAAAGGGACACCATTATAACAGTCtcgcacagtaaaagcatagctacatgtagtacagcacagtggaagcattgtaaagcacagagaggtctggtaaaacacagggaagcattgtaaagcacagagaggtctggtaaagcatagggaagtattgtaaagcacagagaggtctggtaaagcacagggaagcattgtaaagcacagagaggtctggcaaagcatagggaagcattgtaaaggacagagaggtctggtgaagcacagggaagcattgtaaagcacagagaggtctggtaaagcatattaaaaaataaaaaaaacatggtaaccttacccttataaaagtctcccacagtaaaagcacagcaaagtgtaataaagcacagtgcaagccTAGGTAAAGAGTTAtagtaaagcatttaaaaaaacagcatggagaactgtagtaaatgcatagtaacaCCATGGGGGGAAAGCATGCCCAAAGTAATTCCCAAGCATTTCTGAAATGAGATGaaagctgttttatttctgtaactgGATTCCGTTTCTTGCACAAACCACTCAGGCCTGTGGAACTGAGGGGCTGGACCTGCGCAGCTACGGCATGCTGCTGCCCTGCGGGGTGGATCGATACCGGGGGGTCGAGTATGTCTGCTGCCCAGAGAGGAGCTCCGGAGTCAGGCTAGAGGAGGCAGAGGAGCTGGGGAAAGAACCAGGGATTGTCACTGTTCAAACTGAACTGCAGAGAACCGGgtgagagagggaagagggaCTGGGAGAGCCACCATTACAACGCTTTTCCTCAGAGTTTCCTGATCAGCGTTTTAACCCTGGAGTGGAGACTTCCAGAGTCTCAGTCCACAGTCCTGACTAACTGAACCAGGCCAGCTTTGCTGACTCAACTtggatcttgtttgttttttttttgtttctgtgctgcAGAGAGAAGGTGACCCCCCCAACCTGGGAGCCTGTCCAGCTGTCCCAAAGccaggggaagggggagggggagggggaggagagagacgaCTATGATTACAACTTTGAGCCAAACCAGACCCCAGACTATCTGGACTCCTACTATGATCGCCTGACCGAGGGGAGCCGGGCCCCCACAGCTCCGAGCACTTCACCTCCCGAGGCTGCAGGTGAGCCCCAGCGAGGAGGGAACCTGTTTGCACCTCGGGGATAGGGGTAGGGGTTAAGTTTAGGGATAGTGGTATGGTTTAGGTTTGGGCAGAGGGAAGCGGTGTTCTTGTTGCTTGGGAAGAAAAAGGATTTTTGATCCatggttagcactcctttgaaTGCCGATGGATTCCAATGCCACGGGTTTGAACGGTGGTTGTGTCTCCTAGCCGTCTCCACCCCTCGCCCCACGGACGGTGTGGACGTTTACTTTGAGATGCCCGGGGACAACAGCGAGCACGCCAGCTTCCTGCGCGCCAAGATGGACCTGGAGGAGCGGCGAATGAAACGCATCAACGAGGTGAGGGGGCGGGGCTTGTGAAAGCAGGGAGActgacagcctctctctctctctgtctctgtctctgtctgtgtcccCTTCTCTCTCCATTTATTTCTCTCTGTCCCTCACCAGCTCCCTCTCTTTGTCTGGTgttgtctccctctctctgtcttctCTTCCTTTGTGTTTCTCGCTCTCCcattctgtctgtctctctctctctcctgctggGTACAGACGCAGCTGGTGTCCAGTCTCCTGTTCTGAGGGGAGAGAGTGACAGGACAGCTTTGTTAATGTTTCAGGGGCTGCTAGATGGAGCTCTGAATAGATTATTacagaggaagagagggaggcatatagagagggagagaataggaggagaaagagagggagagaataggaggagagaatgagagagaataggaggagagggagagggatatATGAGGGGAGATAAttggagaagggagagagagggagagtgagagaggaaaGCAAGGATTGTGGAATGAGAAGAGAAAGGGAGAAGGGTTTGTTCTAATagagaagggagagggggagagagggagaagggtttGTTCTAATagagaagggagagggggagagagggagaagggtttGTTCTAATagagaagggagagggggagagagggagaagggtttGTTCTAATagagaagggagagggggagagagggagaagggtttGTTCTAATagagaagggagagggggagagagggagaagggtttGTTCTAATAGcaaagggagagggggagagagggagaagggtttGTTCTAATagagaagggagagggggagagagactctCAGAGGAGCTGAGCTGCTGGTGAAGAGCAGCAGTTCTTCTCATCTGTCTTCATTAAGAAAGCGAAGCAGCAGGTCTAGCCGCGGGCTGCTCTATTTTGAGACTCGTGCAGCGCCTCCCATATCCACTTGGCAATTTTGTGCATTGAAAGTGACCTCTAGAGCAGCGACATTAGACGCTGTTTCATTTCTGTATGACATTTAACCCTTTCCGGTATGAAATCATTGAAAGTAGCTGAATaataaagtagttttggacacgtaataatatatttttcattttttgtttgaaccGTTACCAGCCCCCCCCTCTGACCTGCTTTCTCTTTCTCAGATCATGAAGGAATGGGCTGAGGCAGACAACCAGTCCAAGAACCTGCCCAAGTCCGACAGGCAGGCTCTGAATGAGGTAAGGAGCCGGCCGAGCCCAGAACATTCTCACTCTGCTATGGGTTTAGGATTCCTGGGATAATTAAATGCACCccccctgtctcctctctcctctcctcctctcctcctctcctccccctccctctccctcccctctccccctccagGCAAGGGAGGGAAagacagagggagagggggagaggggagagacgaGGCTAGAGGCTGCCGGGCGCCGGAAGCCAGAGATGGGGAAAACCAAGAGAGAGTAGAGCAGAGGGGGAGCccagggggaggggagagaggagagggagagggacgaGGATTCTGGTCATTTACTTTTTGAGgactctcctctcccctctctttcctctctcctctctctcctcagcaCTTCCAGTCAGTTCTCCAGACTCTGGAGGAGCAGGTTGCAGGAGAACGGCAGCGGCTGGTTGAGACACACTTGGCCCGAGTCGTCACAATGCTCAATAACAACCGCCGGGTGGCGCTGGAGAGCTATCTGTCCTCGGTGCAGGCCGACCCTCAGCAGGTAAACTCCTCCTTCTCTCACACCCCCTCTCTTCcccctctcacactctctctctccctttctcattctctcacactccctctccccctctctcattctctcacactccctctcACAGAGAGAGGGCGGGGGGGGAGAGCGAGAATGTGAGAGAGTGTtgtgagggggagagggagactctctctgtctctctcttagCCAGAGCGAGTCTTGCAGGCTCTGAAACGCTATGTCCGCTCCGAGCAGAAGGACCGCAGACACACGCTGCGCCACTACCAGCACATCGAGGCCGTCGACCCGCAGAAGGCAGAGCAGATGAAGTTTCAGGTGACTTTCATCTTTCACAGTGTCCCAGGCACaaacactagccctgctgctgcacccgcTCCTGGGGTTCAGAACGCCCCTCAATGAAGTCTCTGAAAATGAGTaattctgaaccccaggactgggtgcagcagcagggctagtgtgagtttctaaccctgctcaaattCCTCATTGGAGATATTTCCCAGATGTGCCTGGAAGTGTTTATCACCGCGCTTGTCTTTCGAGTGAAGAAACCCTCCTAGCCTTGCTAACAGTGACATTCTTCTTCTAAATATATGTGCAGCTTTGATTAAACAAAGGGGATCGTTTAAtagcccccctcccctccctgagCACCAGGCTCGGGGACTCCCTGTCCTTGCGCAGCGCTGCGTGCCAAATGTTCCATCAAAGAGTCTTTATGACTCTCTAGCTGTTGTTGACCAGAGAACAGAACGAGGACTGTAGTGAAATCCGTCCTGCTGCTGCATTGCAGCTCATcattctgctgctgcttcttctacATGGTGACCATACGATCAGTTCCCTTTAAACCTCAGTGTGTCACAGTCTTCTCCACAGAGCGAGGTGTCTGGACTGATAAGGGGCATGATAAAAGCTGCTGAGTTTCTCTGACTCCTTGCTCTctctaagccccgccccctctaaTTGTCGTCGCTCTCATAAGCCACACCCCTCACCCTGACTCCTTGCTCAatctaagccccgccccctctcaTTGTCTTCGCTCTCGGAGGCCCCACCCCTCACTCTGATTCCTTGCTGTCTCTGAGCCCCGCCCCCTCTCCTTGCTCTCTCTGCAGGTTTACACCCACCTGCATGTGATCGAGGAGCGGATGAATCAGAGCCTGGCTCTGCTCTACAAGGTGCCCAGGCTGGCCCAGGAGCTGCACAATGAGATCCGTGAGTCTGCATGGTACATTATATTGAAAACTCTTCAACAAGTTTcatacagtgaaagcatgggaaagcactgTAAAGACCAGTGAGGTGTGGTTAAATATATTACCTTTGTGATTAAGCATTATTAGGTTCTGAATGAAGCTCTCCCAGCATGCTCTCCTCTGAGGTTCTGAATGAAGCTCTCCAGCATGCTCTCCTCTGAGGTTCTGAATGAAGCTCTCCAGCATGCTCTCCTCTGAGGTTCTGAATGAAGCTCTGAGGAATGATGCTCTCCAGCATGCTCTCCTCTGAGGTTCTGAATGAAGCTCTCCAGCATGCTCTCCTCTGAGGTTCTGAATGAAGCTCTGAGGAATGAAGCTCTCCAGCATGCTCTCCTCTGAGGTTCTGAATGAAGCTCTGAGGAATGAAGCTCTCCAGCATGCTCTCCTCTGAGGTTCTGAATGAAGCTCTCCAGCATGCTCTCCTCTGAGGTTCTGAATGAAGCTCTCCAGCATGCTCTCCTCTGAGGTTCTGAATGAAGCTCTCCAGCATGCTCTCCTCTGAGGTTCTGAATGAAGCTCTGAGGAATGAAGCTCTCCAGCATGCTCTCCTCTGAGGTTCTGAATGAAGCTCTCCAGCATGCTCTCCTCTGAGGTTCTGAATGAAGCTCACCCAGCATGTTCTCCTCCTCAGAGGAGCTGCTGCGCTCCGAGCGGGCCGACGCCAGCGAGCTCATGACCACCTCGTTCTCGGAGACGCGCACCACAGAGGAGTTCCTGCCGATGGACAGCGCGGAGGTGCGGGacgaggaggatgatgatgacaAAGAGGAGGAGGGGCAGGAGGAGGCCCTTGAGACCAGACCCTACCCCCTGCTCCCCCACGTCGCCCAGGACTCCCCCCACAACACAGACCAGGGTGAGACTCTTTTTCTTAATGCTGAATAACTGGTGTCCTGGCGTGACCTCTTTGctgactctctgtctctctctctctcttctctctctgccCGTGTCAATGATGCTGCAGCAGAGTCTCAGCAGAGCACCAAGAAAAGTGAGTTCACAGAGAGAGCCGAACACTGCATGCAGGTTACTGTCAgctgctttgttgttttgttattttacccAGTCTAAGCCTCACCGCAATGGAAGAGCCCTCTCTGTGATATTCGTTCTGACAAATCCACTGCCCGGTCCAATGACTCTTTGCATGTCTCTCTCCTCGGTAGCCTCTGCGATGGATGATTATGACTACTCTACACTAGAGAAGGCCAACTACGACTACGAAGAGAAGGTAACTGGAATGTGGCTGTGCATTGTACGCTCAATTTGAAcagtgtacatacatacatacatacatagacatATAAAATATGATAATTGTTCATATAATTAATGCAATAAATGTGAGCTATGAGCAGGGCAACTGGATTAGCACCTTGACAGGGTGACTCGGCATCCTTTTAGCATGGGTGTCTGGCACCACCTAGTGGATGTCAGCAGTATTGCACCTTGTGTTGGGCAGTAATAAAATGTCCGATgctggagcaaaaaaaaaagacaatttaagGGTTAAAACGCACTTGCCAAGTTGTGCACCCCTGAGCTCTGGGATGTGAATTTACTGCACCCCTTCTAATCCcgtgtgtgcccccccccccccacgtctCTCCACAGGTCAACACCACCGTGGCTATCAGAGAAGTGGTTTACAGATCCTCGGATATCCAGAGAGACGAGCTGGTGAGTCTCTCGCTCTCACGGCTGTGGCTGCCTTTCCACTGTCAATGACTGGCTAATGATCGCCCCGAGGCTGCTGAAGAGTCTTTGTTTGCATGTGACGTGTATGACTAACACAGGCTGTAGTTTACGTTCTCAGGATTCTGTTAATCTGGCTGTTCtgaggagagtacgggagagaaTTATCTTTTGCAGATCAACTCCCCAGGAGGTGGCAATGTTTTCCTCCTAGTGTGAAGAGGGAATTTAAAACCACGTCATGCAGACAGAGGGGTGGGCTCGTGCCTTCTTCGGTGCTCTATTGTTAGCAGGCACAAGCCCAATGTCCTTGAAGCTTTACCTGCTAGTCTGTCACCCTGCTCTGTGTTGGTCTAGCATTAGGAGTTTTGCAATAGAGACCCTGACCGTCCCCGCTCCCCGTATCTCCCAGGAACCCGACGCCTTGGAGACCTTCAACCGCGGCGCCATGGTGGGACTGCTGGTGGTGGCGGTCGCCAtagtgatggtgatggtgatcaGCCTGCTGCTGGTGCGCAGGAAGCCCTACGGGACGATCAGCCACGGGATTGTGGAGGTGAGCTAGGAGCAGGGCTCCACCTAGTGGATAGGTGGAGTGTTGCAAGTTATTATGTACAGTCGACC containing:
- the LOC121304212 gene encoding amyloid-like protein 2 isoform X1, which translates into the protein MGRSVFCLVMTLVSLCAWGYVEALAGNAGPGFAVAEPQVAMFCGRRILHVNIQTGQWEPDRAGRQGCFTNPAQILSYCQEMYPELQITSAVESSQPVTISNWCKKGWGPCKSHQFIVLPYRCLVGEFVSEALLVPDRCRFLHQEKMDSCESYIHWHNIAKEACGTEGLDLRSYGMLLPCGVDRYRGVEYVCCPERSSGVRLEEAEELGKEPGIVTVQTELQRTGEKVTPPTWEPVQLSQSQGKGEGEGEERDDYDYNFEPNQTPDYLDSYYDRLTEGSRAPTAPSTSPPEAAAVSTPRPTDGVDVYFEMPGDNSEHASFLRAKMDLEERRMKRINEIMKEWAEADNQSKNLPKSDRQALNEHFQSVLQTLEEQVAGERQRLVETHLARVVTMLNNNRRVALESYLSSVQADPQQPERVLQALKRYVRSEQKDRRHTLRHYQHIEAVDPQKAEQMKFQVYTHLHVIEERMNQSLALLYKVPRLAQELHNEIQELLRSERADASELMTTSFSETRTTEEFLPMDSAEVRDEEDDDDKEEEGQEEALETRPYPLLPHVAQDSPHNTDQAESQQSTKKTSAMDDYDYSTLEKANYDYEEKVNTTVAIREVVYRSSDIQRDELEPDALETFNRGAMVGLLVVAVAIVMVMVISLLLVRRKPYGTISHGIVEQVDPMLTPEERQLSKMQNHGYENPTYKFLEQMN
- the LOC121304212 gene encoding amyloid-like protein 2 isoform X2 — translated: MGRSVFCLVMTLVSLCAWGYVEALAGNAGPGFAVAEPQVAMFCGRRILHVNIQTGQWEPDRAGRQGCFTNPAQILSYCQEMYPELQITSAVESSQPVTISNWCKKGWGPCKSHQFIVLPYRCLVGEFVSEALLVPDRCRFLHQEKMDSCESYIHWHNIAKEACGTEGLDLRSYGMLLPCGVDRYRGVEYVCCPERSSGVRLEEAEELGKEPGIVTVQTELQRTGEKVTPPTWEPVQLSQSQGKGEGEGEERDDYDYNFEPNQTPDYLDSYYDRLTEGSRAPTAPSTSPPEAAAVSTPRPTDGVDVYFEMPGDNSEHASFLRAKMDLEERRMKRINEIMKEWAEADNQSKNLPKSDRQALNEHFQSVLQTLEEQVAGERQRLVETHLARVVTMLNNNRRVALESYLSSVQADPQQPERVLQALKRYVRSEQKDRRHTLRHYQHIEAVDPQKAEQMKFQVYTHLHVIEERMNQSLALLYKVPRLAQELHNEIQELLRSERADASELMTTSFSETRTTEEFLPMDSAEVRDEEDDDDKEEEGQEEALETRPYPLLPHVAQDSPHNTDQAESQQSTKKTSAMDDYDYSTLEKANYDYEEKVNTTVAIREVVYRSSDIQRDELEPDALETFNRGAMVGLLVVAVAIVMVMVISLLLVRRKPYGTISHGIVEVDPMLTPEERQLSKMQNHGYENPTYKFLEQMN
- the LOC121304212 gene encoding amyloid-like protein 2 isoform X3, which gives rise to MGRSVFCLVMTLVSLCAWGYVEALAGNAGPGFAVAEPQVAMFCGRRILHVNIQTGQWEPDRAGRQGCFTNPAQILSYCQEMYPELQITSAVESSQPVTISNWCKKGWGPCKSHQFIVLPYRCLVGEFVSEALLVPDRCRFLHQEKMDSCESYIHWHNIAKEACGTEGLDLRSYGMLLPCGVDRYRGVEYVCCPERSSGVRLEEAEELGKEPGIVTVQTELQRTGEKVTPPTWEPVQLSQSQGKGEGEGEERDDYDYNFEPNQTPDYLDSYYDRLTEGSRAPTAPSTSPPEAAAVSTPRPTDGVDVYFEMPGDNSEHASFLRAKMDLEERRMKRINEIMKEWAEADNQSKNLPKSDRQALNEHFQSVLQTLEEQVAGERQRLVETHLARVVTMLNNNRRVALESYLSSVQADPQQPERVLQALKRYVRSEQKDRRHTLRHYQHIEAVDPQKAEQMKFQVYTHLHVIEERMNQSLALLYKVPRLAQELHNEIQELLRSERADASELMTTSFSETRTTEEFLPMDSAEVRDEEDDDDKEEEGQEEALETRPYPLLPHVAQDSPHNTDQESQQSTKKTSAMDDYDYSTLEKANYDYEEKVNTTVAIREVVYRSSDIQRDELEPDALETFNRGAMVGLLVVAVAIVMVMVISLLLVRRKPYGTISHGIVEQVDPMLTPEERQLSKMQNHGYENPTYKFLEQMN
- the LOC121304212 gene encoding amyloid-like protein 2 isoform X5, whose translation is MGRSVFCLVMTLVSLCAWGYVEALAGNAGPGFAVAEPQVAMFCGRRILHVNIQTGQWEPDRAGRQGCFTNPAQILSYCQEMYPELQITSAVESSQPVTISNWCKKGWGPCKSHQFIVLPYRCLVGEFVSEALLVPDRCRFLHQEKMDSCESYIHWHNIAKEACGTEGLDLRSYGMLLPCGVDRYRGVEYVCCPERSSGVRLEEAEELGKEPGIVTVQTELQRTGEKVTPPTWEPVQLSQSQGKGEGEGEERDDYDYNFEPNQTPDYLDSYYDRLTEGSRAPTAPSTSPPEAAAVSTPRPTDGVDVYFEMPGDNSEHASFLRAKMDLEERRMKRINEIMKEWAEADNQSKNLPKSDRQALNEHFQSVLQTLEEQVAGERQRLVETHLARVVTMLNNNRRVALESYLSSVQADPQQPERVLQALKRYVRSEQKDRRHTLRHYQHIEAVDPQKAEQMKFQVYTHLHVIEERMNQSLALLYKVPRLAQELHNEIQELLRSERADASELMTTSFSETRTTEEFLPMDSAEVRDEEDDDDKEEEGQEEALETRPYPLLPHVAQDSPHNTDQASAMDDYDYSTLEKANYDYEEKVNTTVAIREVVYRSSDIQRDELEPDALETFNRGAMVGLLVVAVAIVMVMVISLLLVRRKPYGTISHGIVEVDPMLTPEERQLSKMQNHGYENPTYKFLEQMN
- the LOC121304212 gene encoding amyloid-like protein 2 isoform X4; the encoded protein is MGRSVFCLVMTLVSLCAWGYVEALAGNAGPGFAVAEPQVAMFCGRRILHVNIQTGQWEPDRAGRQGCFTNPAQILSYCQEMYPELQITSAVESSQPVTISNWCKKGWGPCKSHQFIVLPYRCLVGEFVSEALLVPDRCRFLHQEKMDSCESYIHWHNIAKEACGTEGLDLRSYGMLLPCGVDRYRGVEYVCCPERSSGVRLEEAEELGKEPGIVTVQTELQRTGEKVTPPTWEPVQLSQSQGKGEGEGEERDDYDYNFEPNQTPDYLDSYYDRLTEGSRAPTAPSTSPPEAAAVSTPRPTDGVDVYFEMPGDNSEHASFLRAKMDLEERRMKRINEIMKEWAEADNQSKNLPKSDRQALNEHFQSVLQTLEEQVAGERQRLVETHLARVVTMLNNNRRVALESYLSSVQADPQQPERVLQALKRYVRSEQKDRRHTLRHYQHIEAVDPQKAEQMKFQVYTHLHVIEERMNQSLALLYKVPRLAQELHNEIQELLRSERADASELMTTSFSETRTTEEFLPMDSAEVRDEEDDDDKEEEGQEEALETRPYPLLPHVAQDSPHNTDQASAMDDYDYSTLEKANYDYEEKVNTTVAIREVVYRSSDIQRDELEPDALETFNRGAMVGLLVVAVAIVMVMVISLLLVRRKPYGTISHGIVEQVDPMLTPEERQLSKMQNHGYENPTYKFLEQMN